In Antennarius striatus isolate MH-2024 chromosome 8, ASM4005453v1, whole genome shotgun sequence, a single window of DNA contains:
- the LOC137600388 gene encoding vascular cell adhesion protein 1-like yields MEMRFYFFTLLLVSWINLHAHLAGADCDENCPDKPVFTPSRLVVRHGAPTSASCAVCEQDCLNGLFNLEKSLGVSTKNGTTISWTVDRMTEWDMLTTCYYNNIKNGQQCCTILPITVYQPPEAVSLSVSNHSGVLFEGQLYTLQCSVQDVAPVGNLTVTFYRGQRSLGQLRSEDHTSKKPVTETFDLPITPSPEDDGGQFWCEAKLDFGVEGPQRPPVVISQNFTATVHYAPQLEVPSKPYPIIIPEGNRLQLNCSAVGNPDPSYSWTVPSDELDPSNHSTFIISAIKPAHKGHYTCFVSNSVGNFSVEFSVEVQVSYTVYIIAAVIVVAAIFITLGVILYRIYHKRYRTGDFSPWKNLRSRVRHRSVPTAE; encoded by the exons ATGGAAATGAGGTTTTATTTCTTCACACTTCTGCTCGTGTCGTGGATAAATCTCCACGCACATCTGGCCGGTGCGGATTGCG ATGAGAACTGTCCAGACAAGCCGGTGTTCACCCCCTCCAGACTGGTGGTGAGACACGGAGCCCCCACCTCGGCCTCCTGCGCCGTGTGTGAGCAGGATTGTCTCAACGGCCTGTTTAATCTGGAGAAATCCCTGGGAGTGAGCACCAAGAACGGAACCACCATCTCCTGGACGGTGGACCGGATGACTGAGTGGGACATGCTCACCACCTGCTATTACAACAACATCAAGAACGGCCAGCAGTGTTGTACCATCCTGCCAATAACTGTCTACC AGCCCCCAGAAGCCGTGTCCCTCAGCGTGTCAAACCACAGCGGGGTTCTGTTCGAGGGTCAGCTGTACACGCTGCAGTGTTCGGTTCAGGACGTCGCTCCGGTTGGAAACCTGACGGTGACCTTctacagaggtcaaaggtcactgggTCAGCTGCGGTCTGAGGATCACACCAGTAAGAAACCAGTGACGGAGACCTTTGACCTGCCCATCACTCCCAGTCCAGAGGACGATGGAGGCCAGTTCTGGTGTGAAGCTAAACTCGATTTTGGAGTTGAGGGACCACAGCGCCCCCCAGTGGTGATCTCTCAGAATTTCACTGCCACCGTCCACT ATGCGCCTCAGCTTGAGGTTCCATCGAAACCATATCCCATCATCATCCCCGAGGGAAACCGACTCCAGCTGAACTGCTCGGCCGTGGGGAACCCCGACCCCTCGTACTCCTGGACCGTCCCCTCGGACGAGCTCGACCCCTCCAACCACAGCACGTTTATCATATCAGCTATAAAGCCTGCGCATAAAGGCCATTACACCTGCTTCGTCAGCAACTCAGTGGGGAACTTCTCTGTGGAGTTTAGCGTGGAAGTCCAAG TCAGCTACACTGTATACATCATCGCTGCGGTGATCGTAGTTGCTGCTATTTTCATCACCTTGGGGGTGATTCTGTACAGGATTTACCACAAGCGCTACCGGACAGGAGACTTCAGCCCGTGGAAGAATTTGCGCTCGCGAGTGCGACATCGTAGCGTCCCCACGGCCGAGTAA